Proteins from a single region of Anser cygnoides isolate HZ-2024a breed goose chromosome 18, Taihu_goose_T2T_genome, whole genome shotgun sequence:
- the NEK8 gene encoding serine/threonine-protein kinase Nek8 isoform X2, with product MEKYERIRVVGRGAFGIVHLCLRKADQKLVILKQIPVEQMSKDERLAAQNECQVLKLLSHPNVIEYYENFLEDKALMIAMEYAPGGTLAEFIHKRCNSLLDEDTILHFFVQILLALHHVHTKQILHRDLKTQNILLDKHRMIVKIGDFGISKILSSKSKAYTVVGTPCYISPELCEGKPYNQKSDIWALGCVLYELASLKRAFEAANLPALVLKIMSGTFAPISDRYSPDLRQLILSMLNLDPSKRPQLNEIMAQAICIRPLLNLYTDVGSVKMRRPEKPLAPVPTVTHSRTGGRVSSARPRGVRGGSARTGIPPPLSSIYTWGSGITTPLRLPMLNTEVVQVSAGRTQKAGVTKSGRLIMWEAPPMGAAGGPSLPGATEQLQPQFVSRFLEGQSGVTIKHVSCGDLFTACLTDRGIIMTFGSGSNGCLGHGSFTDVSQPKIVEALLGYEMVQVACGASHVLAVSNEREVFAWGRGDNGRLGLGTLECHNSPQQVAVPPEHEAQRVICGIDSSMVITVKNQILACGSNRCNKLGLDQIRSAEEPSPEDQVEEATVFTCAQSAPLNQEPIVCADIGTAHSAAVTASGQCYTFGSNQHGQLGTNSCRNSRVPHLVVGLQAMKITVVACGDAFTVAIGADGEVCTWGKGARGRLGRKDEETGAPRPVQLEETHPYLVTSVACCHGNTLLAVKPAVEESPPQ from the exons ATGGAGAAATACGAACGGATCCgggtggtggggagaggggcCTTCGG CATCGTCCACCTGTGCCTGCGCAAGGCCGACCAGAAGCTGGTCATCCTGAAGCAGATCCCCGTGGAGCAGATGAGCAAGGACGAGCGGCTGGCGGCGCAGAACGAGTGCCAGGTGCTCAAGCTGCTCAGCCACCCCAACGTCATCGAGTACTACGAGAACTTCCTGGAGGACAAGGCCCTCATGATCGCCATGGAGTACGCCCCAG GGGGCACGCTGGCGGAGTTTATTCACAAGCGCTGCAACTCCTTGCTGGATGAAGACACCATCCTGCACTTCTTCGTGCAGATACTCCTGGCTCTTCACCACGTGCACACCAAGCAGATCCTGCACCGCGACCTGAAGACGCAGAACATCCTCTTGGACAAGCACCGCATGATTGTCAAGATCGGGGACTTCGGCATCTCCAAAATACTGAGCAGCAAGAGCAAAGCCTACACG GTTGTGGGAACTCCGTGCTACATCTCCCCAGAGCTCTGCGAAGGGAAGCCTTACAACCAGAAGAGCGATATCTGGGCTTTGGGCTGTGTGCTGTACGAACTTGCCAGCCTCAAGAGAGCGTTTGAAGCTGCG AATCTCCCTGCCTTAGTGTTGAAGATCATGAGCGGGACGTTTGCCCCAATATCGGATAGGTACAGCCCCGACCTGCGCCAGCTCATCCTCAGCATGCTGAACCTGGACCCTTCCAAGCGGCCCCAGCTGAACGAGATCATGGCCCAGGCCATCTGCATTCGCCCCCTCCTCAACCTCTACACCGACGTGGGCAGCGTTAAGATGAGAAG GCctgaaaagcccttggctcCGGTTCCAACAGTGACCCACAGCCGGACGGGGGGACGAGTGAGCAGCGCCAGGCCGAGGG GCGTTCGAGGTGGCTCAGCCAGGACGGGAATCCCCCCTCCCCTGTCGTCCATCTACACCTGGGGGAGCGGCATCACCACCCCGCTCCGCCTGCCCATGCTCAACACCGAAGTGGTGCAGGTGTCTGCTGGCAGGACGCAGAAGGCCGGGGTCACCAAATCGGGGCGCCTCATCATGTGGGAG gctccCCCCATGGGCGCTGCAGGAGGCCCCTCTCTGCCGGGAGCCACCGAGCAGCTGCAGCCTCAGTTTGTGTCCCGTTTTCTGGAGGGCCAGTCTGGCGTGACCATCAAACACGTGTCCTGCGGCGATCTCTTCACTGCCTGTCTCACAG ACCGGGGGATAATCATGACTTTCGGCAGCGGCAGCAACGGCTGTTTGGGGCACGGAAGCTTCACGGACGTCAGCCAG CCCAAGATCGTGGAGGCCCTGCTGGGCTACGAGATGGTGCAGGTGGCCTGTGGCGCGTCCCACGTCCTGGCAGTTTCCAACGAACGGGAAGTGTttgcctggggcaggggggataATG GTCGGCTTGGGCTGGGCACCCTGGAGTGCCATAACTCCCCCCAGCAGGTAGCAGTCCCACCAGAGCACGAGGCTCAGCGGGTTATCTGTGGCATCGATTCCTCCATGGTCATCACAGTGAAGAACCAGATTCTTGCTTGCGGGAGCAACAG GTGTAACAAGCTGGGCCTAGACCAGATCAGATCGGCGGAAGAACCTTCCCCAGAGGACCAGGTGGAAGAGGCCACCGTGTTCACGTGTGCCCAGTCAGCCCCCTTGAACCAAGAGCCAATTGTGTGCGCTGACATCGGTACGGCGCACTCCGCTGCGGTCACAG CTTCTGGCCAGTGTTACACCTTTGGGAGCAACCAGCACGGGCAGCTGGGCACCAACTCCTGCCGCAACAGTCGCGTGCCCCACCTGGTCGTGGGGCTCCAGGCCATGAAGATCACCGTGGTGGCTTGTGGGGACGCCTTCACCGTGGCCATCGGAGCAG ACGGCGAGGTGTGCACCTGGGGGAAAGGAGCCAGGGGACGCTTGGGCAGGAAGGACGAGGAGACAGGAGCACCGAGGCctgtgcagctggaggagaCGCATCCGTACCTGGTGACCTCCGTAGCCTGCTGCCACGGGAACACGCTGCTGGCCGTGAAGC CTGCCGTGGAAGAGTCACCTCCTCAGTGA
- the NEK8 gene encoding serine/threonine-protein kinase Nek8 isoform X1: METGGAWACRGERWRNTNGSGCIVHLCLRKADQKLVILKQIPVEQMSKDERLAAQNECQVLKLLSHPNVIEYYENFLEDKALMIAMEYAPGGTLAEFIHKRCNSLLDEDTILHFFVQILLALHHVHTKQILHRDLKTQNILLDKHRMIVKIGDFGISKILSSKSKAYTVVGTPCYISPELCEGKPYNQKSDIWALGCVLYELASLKRAFEAANLPALVLKIMSGTFAPISDRYSPDLRQLILSMLNLDPSKRPQLNEIMAQAICIRPLLNLYTDVGSVKMRRPEKPLAPVPTVTHSRTGGRVSSARPRGVRGGSARTGIPPPLSSIYTWGSGITTPLRLPMLNTEVVQVSAGRTQKAGVTKSGRLIMWEAPPMGAAGGPSLPGATEQLQPQFVSRFLEGQSGVTIKHVSCGDLFTACLTDRGIIMTFGSGSNGCLGHGSFTDVSQPKIVEALLGYEMVQVACGASHVLAVSNEREVFAWGRGDNGRLGLGTLECHNSPQQVAVPPEHEAQRVICGIDSSMVITVKNQILACGSNRCNKLGLDQIRSAEEPSPEDQVEEATVFTCAQSAPLNQEPIVCADIGTAHSAAVTASGQCYTFGSNQHGQLGTNSCRNSRVPHLVVGLQAMKITVVACGDAFTVAIGADGEVCTWGKGARGRLGRKDEETGAPRPVQLEETHPYLVTSVACCHGNTLLAVKPAVEESPPQ, translated from the exons ATGGAAACGGGAGGGGCCTGGGCCTGCAGGGGGGAGCGATGGAGAAATACGAACGGATCCgggtg CATCGTCCACCTGTGCCTGCGCAAGGCCGACCAGAAGCTGGTCATCCTGAAGCAGATCCCCGTGGAGCAGATGAGCAAGGACGAGCGGCTGGCGGCGCAGAACGAGTGCCAGGTGCTCAAGCTGCTCAGCCACCCCAACGTCATCGAGTACTACGAGAACTTCCTGGAGGACAAGGCCCTCATGATCGCCATGGAGTACGCCCCAG GGGGCACGCTGGCGGAGTTTATTCACAAGCGCTGCAACTCCTTGCTGGATGAAGACACCATCCTGCACTTCTTCGTGCAGATACTCCTGGCTCTTCACCACGTGCACACCAAGCAGATCCTGCACCGCGACCTGAAGACGCAGAACATCCTCTTGGACAAGCACCGCATGATTGTCAAGATCGGGGACTTCGGCATCTCCAAAATACTGAGCAGCAAGAGCAAAGCCTACACG GTTGTGGGAACTCCGTGCTACATCTCCCCAGAGCTCTGCGAAGGGAAGCCTTACAACCAGAAGAGCGATATCTGGGCTTTGGGCTGTGTGCTGTACGAACTTGCCAGCCTCAAGAGAGCGTTTGAAGCTGCG AATCTCCCTGCCTTAGTGTTGAAGATCATGAGCGGGACGTTTGCCCCAATATCGGATAGGTACAGCCCCGACCTGCGCCAGCTCATCCTCAGCATGCTGAACCTGGACCCTTCCAAGCGGCCCCAGCTGAACGAGATCATGGCCCAGGCCATCTGCATTCGCCCCCTCCTCAACCTCTACACCGACGTGGGCAGCGTTAAGATGAGAAG GCctgaaaagcccttggctcCGGTTCCAACAGTGACCCACAGCCGGACGGGGGGACGAGTGAGCAGCGCCAGGCCGAGGG GCGTTCGAGGTGGCTCAGCCAGGACGGGAATCCCCCCTCCCCTGTCGTCCATCTACACCTGGGGGAGCGGCATCACCACCCCGCTCCGCCTGCCCATGCTCAACACCGAAGTGGTGCAGGTGTCTGCTGGCAGGACGCAGAAGGCCGGGGTCACCAAATCGGGGCGCCTCATCATGTGGGAG gctccCCCCATGGGCGCTGCAGGAGGCCCCTCTCTGCCGGGAGCCACCGAGCAGCTGCAGCCTCAGTTTGTGTCCCGTTTTCTGGAGGGCCAGTCTGGCGTGACCATCAAACACGTGTCCTGCGGCGATCTCTTCACTGCCTGTCTCACAG ACCGGGGGATAATCATGACTTTCGGCAGCGGCAGCAACGGCTGTTTGGGGCACGGAAGCTTCACGGACGTCAGCCAG CCCAAGATCGTGGAGGCCCTGCTGGGCTACGAGATGGTGCAGGTGGCCTGTGGCGCGTCCCACGTCCTGGCAGTTTCCAACGAACGGGAAGTGTttgcctggggcaggggggataATG GTCGGCTTGGGCTGGGCACCCTGGAGTGCCATAACTCCCCCCAGCAGGTAGCAGTCCCACCAGAGCACGAGGCTCAGCGGGTTATCTGTGGCATCGATTCCTCCATGGTCATCACAGTGAAGAACCAGATTCTTGCTTGCGGGAGCAACAG GTGTAACAAGCTGGGCCTAGACCAGATCAGATCGGCGGAAGAACCTTCCCCAGAGGACCAGGTGGAAGAGGCCACCGTGTTCACGTGTGCCCAGTCAGCCCCCTTGAACCAAGAGCCAATTGTGTGCGCTGACATCGGTACGGCGCACTCCGCTGCGGTCACAG CTTCTGGCCAGTGTTACACCTTTGGGAGCAACCAGCACGGGCAGCTGGGCACCAACTCCTGCCGCAACAGTCGCGTGCCCCACCTGGTCGTGGGGCTCCAGGCCATGAAGATCACCGTGGTGGCTTGTGGGGACGCCTTCACCGTGGCCATCGGAGCAG ACGGCGAGGTGTGCACCTGGGGGAAAGGAGCCAGGGGACGCTTGGGCAGGAAGGACGAGGAGACAGGAGCACCGAGGCctgtgcagctggaggagaCGCATCCGTACCTGGTGACCTCCGTAGCCTGCTGCCACGGGAACACGCTGCTGGCCGTGAAGC CTGCCGTGGAAGAGTCACCTCCTCAGTGA
- the TLCD1 gene encoding TLC domain-containing protein 1, producing MGPGWRAPSAALVGGSVALFGGLRRAALALPRPAAVRSRPGRVWRWGNLLVSFAHSVLAGLWALFSLWQSPELLSDIQDGYSVSGHLLVCFSSGYFIHDSLDIIFNHQSRSSWEYLVHHAMAISAFISLIITGRFLVAAMLLLLVEVSNIFLTARMLLKMSNVPSPALYQANKYVNLVMYFAFRLAPQAYLTWYFLRHVEVQGQGAFLTANLLLLDAMILMYFSRLLRSDFCPSLRKGRDVDGEKFLID from the exons ATGGGCCCCGGGTGGCGGGCGCCGTCGGCGGCGCTGGTGGGCGGCAGCGTGGCGCTGTTCGGGGGGCTCCGCAGGGCCGCCctggccctgccccggcccgcAGCCGTGCGGAGCCGCCCCGGCAGGGTCTGGCGCTGGGGGAACCTCCTCGTCTCCTTCGCGCACTCCGTGCTGGCCGGGCTCTGGGCCCTGTTTAG cctgtggCAGTCCCCGGAGCTGCTCTCCGACATCCAGGACGGCTACAGCGTCTCAGGGCACCTGCTCGTCTGCTTCTCCTCAG GCTACTTCATCCACGACAGCCTCGACATCATCTTCAACCACCAGTCCCGCTCGTCCTGGGAGTACCTGGTGCACCACGCCATG GCCATCTCTGCCTTCATCTCGCTCATCATCACGGGCCGCTTCCTGGTGGCGgcgatgctgctgctgctggtggaggtgAGCAACATCTTCCTCACCGCCCGCATGCTGCTCAAGATGAGCAACGTGCCTTCGCCGGCGCTCTACCAGGCCAACAAGTACGTCAACCTGGTGATGTACTTCGCCTTCCGCCTGGCGCCCCAGGCCTACCTCACCTGGTACTTCCTACGCCACGTGGAGGTGCAGGGCCAGGGCGCCTTCCTGACGGccaacctgctgctgctcgaCGCCATGATCCTCATGTACTTCTCCCGCCTCCTGCGCTCCGACTTCTGCCCTTCCCTGCGCAAGGGGAGGGACGTGGACGGGGAGAAGTTCCTCATAGACTGA
- the TRAF4 gene encoding TNF receptor-associated factor 4, giving the protein MPGYDYKLLERPRRRVLCPLCGKPMREPVRVSTCGHRFCDTCLQEFLSEGVFKCPEDQLPLDYAKIYPDPELEAQVLSLAIRCIHSEEGCRWSGLIKHLQAHLGTCAFNVIPCPNRCSAKLSRRDLPEHVQHGCPKRRVKCEFCASDFTGEAFEGHQGTCPQESVYCENKCGARMMRRLLSQHTLAECPKRTQPCTYCAKEFVFDTIQNHQYQCPRYPVPCPNQCGTPSIAREDVPSHLKESCNTAMLLCPFKEAGCKHRCPKLAMGRHLEESTKAHLGMVCALVSRQRQEILELRRDVEELSVSSDGILIWKIADYARKLQEAKARSNYEFFSPPFYTHKYGYKLQVSAFLNGNGSGESSHLSVYIRVLPGEYDNLLEWPFSYRVTFSLLDQSDPSLSKPQHITETFHPDPNWKNFQKPGASRGSLDESTLGFGYPKFISHEDIKKRNYVRDNAIFIKASVEIPQKILA; this is encoded by the exons atgccGGGCTACGACTACAAGCTGCTGGAGCGGCCGCGGCGCCGGGTGCTGTGCCCGCTGTGCGGGAAGCCCATGCGGGAGCCCGTCCGCGTCTCCACCTGCGGCCACCGCTTCTGCGACACCTGCCTGCAGGAGTTCCTCAG CGAAGGCGTCTTCAAGTGCCCCGAGGACCAGCTGCCCCTGGACTACGCCAAG ATCTACCCCGACCCCGAGCTGGAGGCGCAAGTGTTGAGCCTGGCCATCCGCTGCATCCACAGCGAGGAGGGCTGCCGCTGGAGCGGGCTTATCAAACACCTCCAG gcCCACCTTGGCACCTGCGCCTTCAACGTCATCCCCTGCCCCAACCGGTGCAGCGCCAAGCTGAGCCGCCGCGACCTGCCCGAGCACGTGCAGCACGGCTGCCCCAAGCGCCGGGTCAAGTGCGAGTTCTGCGCCAGCGACTTCACCGGGGAGGCCTTTGAg ggccaccagggCACGTGTCCCCAGGAGAGTGTGTACTGCGAGAACAAGTGCGGGGCCCGCATGATGCGGCGCCTGCTGTCCCAGCACACCCTGGCCGAGTGCCCCAAGCGCACGCAGCCCTGCACCTACTGCGCCAAGGAGTTCGTCTTCGACACCATCCAG AACCACCAGTACCAGTGTCCTCGGTACCCCGTGCCCTGCCCCAACCAGTGCGGGACGCCCAGCATCGCCCGGGAGGACGTGCCCAGCCACCTGAAGGAGAGCTGCAACACTGCCATGCTGCTGTGTCCCTTCAAGGAGGCTGGCTGCAAGCACCGG TGCCCCAAGCTGGCCATGGGCCGGCACCTGGAGGAGAGCACCAAGGCTCACCTGGGCATGGTGTGCGCCCTGGTGAGCCGGCAGCGGCAGGAGATCCTGGAGCTGCGGCGCGACGTGGAGGAGCTGTCGGTGAGCAGCGACGGGATCCTCATCTGGAAGATCGCCGACTACGCCCGCAAGCTGCAGGAGGCCAAAGCCCGCAGCAACTACGAGTTCTTCAGCCCCCCCTTCTACACCCACAAGTACGGCTACAAGCTGCAGGTCTCGGCCTTCCTCAACGGCAACGGGAGCGGCGAGAGCAGCCACCTCTCCGTCTACATCCGCGTGCTGCCGGGCGAGTACGACAACCTGCTGGAGTGGCCCTTCTCCTACCGCGTCACCTTCTCCCTGCTGGACCAGAGCGACCCCTCGCTCTCCAAGCCCCAGCACATCACCGAGACCTTCCACCCCGACCCCAACTGGAAAAACTTCCAGAAGCCGGGGGCCTCGCGCGGGTCCCTGGACGAGAGCACCCTGGGCTTCGGCTACCCCAAGTTCATCTCCCACGAGGACATCAAGAAGCGCAACTACGTGCGGGACAACGCCATCTTCATCAAGGCCTCGGTGGAGATCCCCCAAAAGATCCTCGCCTGA
- the NEK8 gene encoding serine/threonine-protein kinase Nek8 isoform X3 produces MDEDSLLSIVHLCLRKADQKLVILKQIPVEQMSKDERLAAQNECQVLKLLSHPNVIEYYENFLEDKALMIAMEYAPGGTLAEFIHKRCNSLLDEDTILHFFVQILLALHHVHTKQILHRDLKTQNILLDKHRMIVKIGDFGISKILSSKSKAYTVVGTPCYISPELCEGKPYNQKSDIWALGCVLYELASLKRAFEAANLPALVLKIMSGTFAPISDRYSPDLRQLILSMLNLDPSKRPQLNEIMAQAICIRPLLNLYTDVGSVKMRRPEKPLAPVPTVTHSRTGGRVSSARPRGVRGGSARTGIPPPLSSIYTWGSGITTPLRLPMLNTEVVQVSAGRTQKAGVTKSGRLIMWEAPPMGAAGGPSLPGATEQLQPQFVSRFLEGQSGVTIKHVSCGDLFTACLTDRGIIMTFGSGSNGCLGHGSFTDVSQPKIVEALLGYEMVQVACGASHVLAVSNEREVFAWGRGDNGRLGLGTLECHNSPQQVAVPPEHEAQRVICGIDSSMVITVKNQILACGSNRCNKLGLDQIRSAEEPSPEDQVEEATVFTCAQSAPLNQEPIVCADIGTAHSAAVTASGQCYTFGSNQHGQLGTNSCRNSRVPHLVVGLQAMKITVVACGDAFTVAIGADGEVCTWGKGARGRLGRKDEETGAPRPVQLEETHPYLVTSVACCHGNTLLAVKPAVEESPPQ; encoded by the exons atggacgAGGACTCCTTACTCAG CATCGTCCACCTGTGCCTGCGCAAGGCCGACCAGAAGCTGGTCATCCTGAAGCAGATCCCCGTGGAGCAGATGAGCAAGGACGAGCGGCTGGCGGCGCAGAACGAGTGCCAGGTGCTCAAGCTGCTCAGCCACCCCAACGTCATCGAGTACTACGAGAACTTCCTGGAGGACAAGGCCCTCATGATCGCCATGGAGTACGCCCCAG GGGGCACGCTGGCGGAGTTTATTCACAAGCGCTGCAACTCCTTGCTGGATGAAGACACCATCCTGCACTTCTTCGTGCAGATACTCCTGGCTCTTCACCACGTGCACACCAAGCAGATCCTGCACCGCGACCTGAAGACGCAGAACATCCTCTTGGACAAGCACCGCATGATTGTCAAGATCGGGGACTTCGGCATCTCCAAAATACTGAGCAGCAAGAGCAAAGCCTACACG GTTGTGGGAACTCCGTGCTACATCTCCCCAGAGCTCTGCGAAGGGAAGCCTTACAACCAGAAGAGCGATATCTGGGCTTTGGGCTGTGTGCTGTACGAACTTGCCAGCCTCAAGAGAGCGTTTGAAGCTGCG AATCTCCCTGCCTTAGTGTTGAAGATCATGAGCGGGACGTTTGCCCCAATATCGGATAGGTACAGCCCCGACCTGCGCCAGCTCATCCTCAGCATGCTGAACCTGGACCCTTCCAAGCGGCCCCAGCTGAACGAGATCATGGCCCAGGCCATCTGCATTCGCCCCCTCCTCAACCTCTACACCGACGTGGGCAGCGTTAAGATGAGAAG GCctgaaaagcccttggctcCGGTTCCAACAGTGACCCACAGCCGGACGGGGGGACGAGTGAGCAGCGCCAGGCCGAGGG GCGTTCGAGGTGGCTCAGCCAGGACGGGAATCCCCCCTCCCCTGTCGTCCATCTACACCTGGGGGAGCGGCATCACCACCCCGCTCCGCCTGCCCATGCTCAACACCGAAGTGGTGCAGGTGTCTGCTGGCAGGACGCAGAAGGCCGGGGTCACCAAATCGGGGCGCCTCATCATGTGGGAG gctccCCCCATGGGCGCTGCAGGAGGCCCCTCTCTGCCGGGAGCCACCGAGCAGCTGCAGCCTCAGTTTGTGTCCCGTTTTCTGGAGGGCCAGTCTGGCGTGACCATCAAACACGTGTCCTGCGGCGATCTCTTCACTGCCTGTCTCACAG ACCGGGGGATAATCATGACTTTCGGCAGCGGCAGCAACGGCTGTTTGGGGCACGGAAGCTTCACGGACGTCAGCCAG CCCAAGATCGTGGAGGCCCTGCTGGGCTACGAGATGGTGCAGGTGGCCTGTGGCGCGTCCCACGTCCTGGCAGTTTCCAACGAACGGGAAGTGTttgcctggggcaggggggataATG GTCGGCTTGGGCTGGGCACCCTGGAGTGCCATAACTCCCCCCAGCAGGTAGCAGTCCCACCAGAGCACGAGGCTCAGCGGGTTATCTGTGGCATCGATTCCTCCATGGTCATCACAGTGAAGAACCAGATTCTTGCTTGCGGGAGCAACAG GTGTAACAAGCTGGGCCTAGACCAGATCAGATCGGCGGAAGAACCTTCCCCAGAGGACCAGGTGGAAGAGGCCACCGTGTTCACGTGTGCCCAGTCAGCCCCCTTGAACCAAGAGCCAATTGTGTGCGCTGACATCGGTACGGCGCACTCCGCTGCGGTCACAG CTTCTGGCCAGTGTTACACCTTTGGGAGCAACCAGCACGGGCAGCTGGGCACCAACTCCTGCCGCAACAGTCGCGTGCCCCACCTGGTCGTGGGGCTCCAGGCCATGAAGATCACCGTGGTGGCTTGTGGGGACGCCTTCACCGTGGCCATCGGAGCAG ACGGCGAGGTGTGCACCTGGGGGAAAGGAGCCAGGGGACGCTTGGGCAGGAAGGACGAGGAGACAGGAGCACCGAGGCctgtgcagctggaggagaCGCATCCGTACCTGGTGACCTCCGTAGCCTGCTGCCACGGGAACACGCTGCTGGCCGTGAAGC CTGCCGTGGAAGAGTCACCTCCTCAGTGA